The genomic region aggaggaggacggcgAGGAGGGCATGGCTCGGGGTGAGGAGGTGGAGTGagtgtctgtctcctcctctgagctgctACTGTGACTGGCCTCTTCGTCAATTGACACTGacaccactgaaacacacacacacacacacacacagagatatgTACAttaaacatgcagacacacagatgcactagacaaaacaaacaaacaaaaactaataatGTGGATGGATGAAGTGGATGACAAGCTTTGGTTGCACTCACTTGACAGACCATCTGACTCCATCTTGAAGTTGGCGATGTCGTCGTTGCCTCCGTCTCCTTCCGCGCCGACACCCTGCTCCCTGGTTCCCATGGCGAGGGAGCGGCGCTGGGCATGTATCTCCTCAGAGATGCTCTCTAGGTTGCGTAGCGCTGTGCGGTACTCAGCCTTGGCAACCACAAGTTTGGCCTGATGCTCATCCACATGACGCTTCAAGTTGCTATGagaaatcaaacacacattctTGGTAGAACTGTATGTGCATATGAATAATATACATTTTGACAAACAGGAAATTGTTTCCCAGCCTAAGTGAGCAGGGCGTTTGGCTAACCAAATGGCAGATGTTATGCAACCATTCTAGAGTAATAactttaaatacatacatacctCAAGCTGTAGGTAGTACTTGGCTTTCAGTTCAAAATAAGgtctgcagagggagaaaaagaagaaaaatttaGAGAGAGGTCAGAAGAAACTGGAGTAACTGCTGAAAGAATAACACTCCCCTATGAGCAGTCACATTCCTTAGCTCTTACAAAGGCAGCACACCCCAACACTGCGCAACCaagaaacacatgaaacatCTGGATTGCATCAGATGACATAAACGaatcccctctttctctctctctgtctctctttttcacacacttacacatataTAGAGAGGCCCAAGCAGGGGGGAGGCTCATTTCTAGTCTGTCCCGAAGGAAACAAAAGCACAGACCTGGATTTGTTAATGGAGCGTTTGAGTTTCTTCTCTAGCTGCCTCATGTGGCTGATACAGGAGTTGTAGTTGgctgctgttttcctgtgttcAGCCTCACTGCGCGTCCTTGCCTGCTCAGCCTCCATCACCTGAAATAATCCATTAAGGTGGTTTATTTTATAAGTTGAAACCATAATCATACTGACTACTTGGACTTTTACAATCTCCAGTGTCAGTGGCAGTAGCACAGTAAACCTCAACCCCGAAGAACTAATTGCTTGTTAGGCTGGAACCTTTTTGTAACTGTCAGCTGTCTTGCATCATGTGCCTTACCCTCTGTGTGGCATGGTTGAGCATTTCCTGCCACGCGGAGTCGAACTGGCGGCtgtcctcctccagcagcctcTCCTCTGCAAGGGCGATGGTTTCCTTGGCCGCCCGCAGGATCTCCACCGCCCGCTGGAACTCCTGGGTGGCCTTTTGGGCTTCAACCTGGGCCTGaagttcagagagagagagagagacagttatAATCATATCAAATGCAAAAGCAAGGTAGCTACAATAGCCCTGCTTGAGAATACTATTTGGTAAATGTTACTGCTGTGAAGCTCATGGCTGAGATTTCACTCGATTCTGATGTCATGAAAAGTGGCAAGTGTGAAAAAGCTGGCAGAAATCTTGGTATCACAACAGCCTCAAACCTGTTAAAATGCCCTTTTTGTCTGACATGCAAGTTCAAGTCCAAAAATCGTTCTCACATGGTATGAGAGAAGCAGCAatccctctgctgcttcaaGTGTGCGTTTGTAATATATGACCTACATTTCCTCCAGAGGAGCCGTGGTTGATACTTTATGACAGCCATAGAGGGACAAAGAAATTTTGCACTGCATGcacatatacgcacacacactgaaaagacAACCATGCCTTGATACAATAGACAAACACAAGCTTTGTCACCAAGAAAATCTGGCACATTGTCAGTGGGCTCTTCCTGCCCACAGTGACAATCAATGGGAGGATTATTCCCATCAAGCTGGTGGACATATTTGGACCCACTCGCTCCCCTCAGACAGGCGTGACTTGAAGGTCAGTTTATTGGATGAATACCAAGATTAAGCAATCAGATTCTTTTGAATGAGATAAAAATAATCAGGAAAATCTGGTTAGCTGGGTAATTCTTATTTGTAAATGTTATGGAGACCTTTAGTTAAACTGAGCTGACGACATCAGCAGAATTTAAATGTCAATACTGGGAACTTCCAGATGAAAATATCCTCAACACAGCAGGGATGTGTCTTATACATTCACATTGGCTCTCTGAAGAAAGGATAGAACAAAACTGTGAGTGGAAGCAACTCTGCTCCAAGTTACCTGGCAGATCATTTTACTTGCATCACACATTCCCTCTGATTCTTCCCCCAATTCACGTAAGAGCTGTATGCAGTAAGAGCACTTTTTGTTCAGTGCAACAGTTTGATGCAATAAACTTCACTGCATCCTTCcctgaaatcagctgctgtaaagCAGTGGGTGTCAGTCTGTCACTCTGCCATTTGCCCTGTTTTAACTGTATTGTCTATGTGTTTTGATTCTACTGTGGAGctacaatggaaaaaaaacttgctgGTCTAGTTTGTGTTTCTATTCCTAAGCATTTTGAAAAGATTATTGTGTGCTATTGTTGCAGCTAAATGGTCATTTTAAACTACAGAATAACCATTCATTCCTGTTAGAGAGATAACTTCATAGTTTTAAACATCAACTGTTGCAATCCAAATGTCTTACAATATCACCAGCTGACCAGAAAGAAAACTGATCCTAAGCTgcattgaaatgaaatgtaataattCACTTTATTTCAAAGATTTACGAtgcacattaaaatgttaacattacatttctgtttctatcTGCTCTCTAGTCAACATGTGTGCAGCATGCATCTCTACTTGatggcatttttattttagaaaagtTGAAAATGAGGGTATTATCAGGCTACATTCGGTGCATGGTAGCCATCTGATATAACACCTTACACATTGTGCAATAAGAGGCCTGGCATCAAAatgctctctgtctgttgtaGGTAGATATTAACACAAGCTAGTACTTAATGGTGTGTTCATGTCATATGGtttaaactgtaattaaaaGCGGCTGAGAGGGAAAAACCAGTTACGTCAGTCTTTGACAATTGTAACTTCAGGTCTGTGATATGACAGTGATGACGTGATGAATCCTCCCACTTGGTGGAAAGAACtacagaaatgtcaacaaattgTTGGCAGAATGGCTCCAAATGCACCACTGCTGGCAGCCACATTAAAATAACGCTCAATGTGAACACTAATACCAACCATTCCACTTATGTTGGTCTGGTTTCGCTTGGCAGTGAACTGCTATAAATAtgtaacacaacaaataaaGCTGATTTAACCTGTCTATCTGGTGTAACTACAACACACTCCCAAAAAGTCAGTGTGGTTCTCTCAGCTGTTACACATTTTTCTCACGGCCCTCCTGGCTACATTAACCCCTGTAATGTGACCCCCCACCCGCCACTGTCAGCCATGTTTACGATAAGGGATCCAACAGTGACATCAGCAAGCAGAGGTCTGCAACGTCTCACACAAAGGGAGAAAACACGAAAAGTGGTATCTTTTGTGCCTGCATTAGTGCGATATCTGAGTGCTGCTGTGATTAGATATGCTATCCAAGGTTGCCATGGCTCCTTCAAGAAGGTGAAGAGATAGAGGACTTAGGCGGAAAGATAACGGTTGCTTTTTGTGTGTAATCTGTTCAGTTTGACAAACTGGCAAGGATGTACCCCCCCTTCTTTCTCCTGTGTTATGACCCATTTCCCAGGCAGTGATGGGTGCAGGGAAAACAGAAGGAGGATGATGGATATTTGATGAGGAGAAACTATGAGCAGACCAGAACAGAGAGGGAACTGAGACTCTAGTGCAACATCCATAAGATGTTGAgataaaatgtcacacacaaGTGCCCATCCTTCACAGGACTTCCTGGAAAGAGCAGCACACTTCCTTTCTCGTGCAGGGTTACTGTGTATTCCTAAAGCTTCAGTGGCAGCTCATCACCTTAGCTGACCAAACACAGTGACAACCCGAGCCCCTGGCTTTCTTTATATTTGCATAAAACACACGCTCGTGAGTAGCTCACATCAACTTGCCATTATCTTTATGACACACAAACCTGCTGAGCATGAGACAGCATGCAAATGATGAGCTTTGTTATCAGGAAATTAACTTGATGTCACAGAGACCACATTATGACTGTCACAGAAGCAAACAATAAAATGGTTTTAGTCTGAAATACCACAACACTCTGCCACCTCGTGATGTGCACCATGACTGTTCATATCATCCTACTGAAGAGTgttgtttggtgtgtgtgttggtgtgtgtgcggacacatttttaattcatgCGTCAGACCCTGTCACCCTGTCTGGCACCTTTGTCTCTAGAAATCCACCCCCATTTACagttcgggggggggggggggctgaagAGGTACAGAGGTAGCTGAAATAGACAGggaagctgagagagacaggagatacaggagacagacagccagacagacaggcagtggTGCAGAAGAGACTGCTGGGTAAAAAGGACAAAAGATAGGACAGGTACATGCAAATTCCTATAcaccccccacacccacccacccctaGTTTGTTGGAATGTAAGGGGGAAAACATGGGGGGTTGGGGGATGAGGCAGGCTGGCTTATGGatagaggtagagagagagtgtgtgtgtgtatgtttgcgtgTTCTGGCAGGGTCAGCGAGGGCAAGCATTCGAATTCCTTTAAAATAGgtcatgtttaaaatatttaatattcatcCATAAATCATAACCAGACAATACGCTAGTTTAACCCGAGGCGTTATCGGCTTTGCTCTCTTTAAACCCCCTgatcatacacacagagacacacacacacaaccacacacgcagatagatacacacacacaaagctagGGAGGGCTTTCGATCCTTTCACATGAAAGCAGGTCCCATCAAAATTCAAAACCTCCCTGTAATCCCTGACACTCACGTGTTGCTGTCAGAAGCAGACGCTCCTGGCAGGTACAGTAGTTTGTCATATTGCAACAGGGATAAGCAaggacatgcacacaaatacactatCTATTTCAGTCTGACAGCTCAGCTCTGACACACAAATGTCAGCCTTCTGATGAATGACTCATAAGCTCCTTCCTTATTGGCTCAGACAGGGGGGGCGCTGGACTCTAAATTTCTGGTGCCATCCAATCGGATCAAAGCCTCAACAAGCTGGAGAAAATAGACAGTAAAAGACATTACCCACTGGAGAGAGAACAGCTCGGTTTAGTTCAATGACCACTGGGGAAGTTGCCCTACTTTTCATCCACCTGTAACAGTGCAGCAAGCATGAGGACTTCAACGAAGCAGAAAAGGAAGCAAGTCAGATTATGAAAGATACAGCAAGTGTAGCAGCTCCAGCTCAGACAATTGTTCCCCTCCACActgagctggtgtgtgtgtgtgtgacgctAGCTTAGGATACAGAGGTGTGTATTAAATAGACATCACGTGACTGACTCCTTTAAGTAGATATAAGCTGAGCTCTTTAAACTTCTCATCGCTAATCCTCAGTAAACCTGCCCTCACACTCTCTGTCTGCCGACCTCAGAGTCACTTAGTCCagttctcctctgtgtgtgtgtgtgtgtgtgtgtgtatgaatgtgtatacCTGTCTTGCTACTTTACGGGCTTCCCAGTACGGTTTGGAGTCATCCACAGCTCGGCCGAATCCTCTTCACCTGCTCGTCCAGCTTCACTGTTGCTTCCACCAGCACTGCACGAAACCGCTGACGGCagtcctacacacacataacacacagaaaacttaTCAATCAACAGGTCACAGTCATAATATTTCAAAGCTGCTGTGAAGGTGGAGATGCTGCTGCGATAATgagtttaaataattttttgctattctagcagcatggctctatgAACAGCAGTGATGGTCAGTTGGTCCGTCCACTACTTgggtccaaactgaaatatctcagcaactattggatggactgtCTTGAAATTTGATTCCCTCTGGCTTAATTGTAAATCTGGTGATCCCTCACAATGGGAATAATCCTCCCTTTGACAACAAGTCAAAAATTCAATTTGTTAGCCTTCCagtacctgcaaaactaatgtcATTCCCATCGGCCTCAGCTGTACATTTTTAGCATAACATGCTAAATCACAGTAATCATACTTACTAAACATCTGCAAGGCATTATCAAGATGAGAAAGCTGATGTTAGTATTTATAGCTCATAGCACCAttagctgctagcatggctgtactCTCTTAGTCTTTTTAAGGCACTTCACCCAGGTCAAACCATTTAAATTTCAGTTGCTAATCAGTTTATTCTGTGTAGTTTCTCTCGTGTTTAATGTGTTAAGCACAGGTCTGTCTGCTGTCCTGCTGGCTCTGATCTATCTGGCCTTGTGCCTCCGAAGCAGCGACCTCAAATTTGAGTCATCACTAAACCATTACCCAGatacaagcacatgcattaatTTACACGGCTGCAGCTCAGTTTTGCCTTTTGCCTCAGTGGGTGTTGTTGAGCAAATGCTAAATTCACTCTTTGGTGGTGAAATTATGAATGTTTGCGAGCAATGtaacatattgtgtgtgtgtgtgtgtgtgtgtgtgtgtgtgtgtgtgtgtgtgtgtgtgcgtgcgtgtttTGGCATGAAGCCAATGGTAGCAgggcattttattttatcatttttattcataCATAAGGTCTGTCATCTTCTTAACCATATAGCAGTGGCACTGATGCAGgccatctgtttgtgtgtgtgtgtgtgtgtgtgtgtgtgtgtgtgtatgttaatgcatgtgagtgtgtacagttgtatatgtgtgtctatATAATGTATGTTGAATATGGGTTTGAATGGCAGCAGCACCTGCATCCTGTTCATTACATTGACGGAGGAGTAAAACAGTGGGAAAAGGGAGAGGGTGCTACAGGAAGCACACTTCCTGTGACATCATTATGTTTCCTGACTTCCAGTTCCTGTGATGAGATAGTGACACAGCGTGCATGCTGGGAGGTAAATCCTCTAAGTTATTGGTCACATATTGTGGGTAGTTAATAATAACACAGTCTTGGACTGACTTTACTGCTctctttaacacaaacacacacaatcttatCTCTCTGCCAGGGCACATAAGAAGTTTAGCATTTTGTTGGCAGAGTAAAGAACCTCATATCTGAGCATGGATTTAAACTCAGATTTTCCTGAATCCTCTGAATCTACTGTACATCGTTCTTAATCAACTCCAGACTCTGTGGGAAAACAGCCTGCAGCTTGCCAACGGCACTTTCACACTCTTCAGCTCCTGACTTTcatttctgcctctttctctgtctgtttgttaatATCAGTGCGTATATTCTTATCAATGACTCTACTaacactgctgttttctttaaaatattgCCAACAGCAGGCAGTTCTTTCACACAGATAAGTAAAATAAGCAGAGACTGTAATAGTTTTCCTGTTTAGCTTGAAAACATGAATTAAGTGATATGCAACATTGGTTCCAACACTAAGATTTGTGCATACAaactctgtcttctctctctctgccactctGTCTGTTATATTTATTCCAGTTCTGGTTTGTGGAGTTTGGACGAGACTGAGGGTCTAATGAGAAACAGAAGAGGCCTACtttgaggaaaagaaaaactgtggcCTGCCTCTGGAATGTTTTTGCTTTAGGTGAACAGTAACCCTTCTAGTACACATGTAAATCCAAGCGAGccctgaaaaaaaagaacaccACTATCCATCTTTCTGCTGTTCCTTGCTGCATTTTACAgcccttttcctcttttaaagtgtttggtttgtttttaaaggaaggCTGGGGGAGTCGCAGGGAAACGAGGAGAGCACTTGGGATTTAGATTGCTCCAAATGTGCCATTcaaatattatatttaacaTTCAGATCACAGTTGTGTGTCTTGTAGCACTTAGAGTTCATGCGGTACAGTGTTATTAAACAGAAGTGGcagtttttccacattttcccTCAGAAGCAGCTCCTGCTTTTAGAAAATTTCCATCTTTGCAAGATATTCCATGCAAACTGTTTCAAAGCAATGACCTTGTTGCCAGGCAAATTCCTGAAACACATGAAACGGTATTGGAAACGAGGTGGATTATCTCACAGCACTGACAGCGATTTTCACTtgtttacagtaaaacacaggaTCTTCAGTCTGAAAGTGAGTCTTAATGGCTCCTTGAGACGGGGTGTTCTTGCAGCACAGCTCAAGTGTTTACCCCAGCAGGGAGAGGCAGTAATGATGATAACAGTGTTGCTGGTTGGTGTTTTTGACTTACCTCCAGCTCACTCTCCCAGCGGTTAATGTCATCTGTGGACTGGTTTAACTTCTCCAGCTCTCCCTGTTTACAGACAACAtggcacacagagagagagaggggcgaGAGAGAGTGGTTAAAACTGATTATGTATCTAGAGGCTAAACTGTGTGACTTCTGTTTACCAAATTACTGAGCATGCAgcctcgtgtgtgtgtgtgtgtgtgtgtgtgtgtgtgtgtgtgtgtgtgtgttgtgtattgtgAGAAAACCTTAAAGAGACAAATTCTCTTAAATCTATTTGTGGCCACCTTGGAACAATTTACTGCGCGTCTAGAAACCACATTCAATCATTAAACACTTAAACCTTTTAAATGACACTGTAATTGCTGCAGTATAATAGTAATATTGTATAAAAGTgatgtttcacattttactgGCGGCAAGTCCTCCACTAAATGTgaggttcagtgtttttaaacattattcCAACCACTGTCCTTGTAAATCTAATCTATTTACATTAGACCTCACGTTCTCGTTTCAATGTCACTTTCACCGGCGACCACATCTGGATCCATTAAACAAAATCTCACCTGAATTCTTGGGTctacttcttcctcctcagcacACTGCGAGTCATCCTCACAATTATTCCCATTTCGTAAAGGATCCATTTTTTCCACGATTTCTGGAGATCTTCTTGGCTGAAGCAAAGGAGGGTCCTCTCCGCAAAACAAAGCGCGACCCCGGGGTGCTGGACAGCGGTGGGTGTCCGTCCAGCAGCGGTCCGCCCTGTCTAACCTTTAAACAGAGCACATTGCATGCTTCAGGCTGTTAAAGGCGTCAGAGTGTGTTTAAAGAGGCAGAAGAgtcctctgtctgtgcaggagCGCGTCTGTCCGCAGGGAGATCCAACACTCACTGTGGAGGATCATAACCCCTGGTGCCGACAGAGAGCGAACTGTGGAAAAGACTGCATGAAACCGACTAAAATCATCAATAAGACTACTTCTGGTGtggactttcaaaataaaagccacgTGCAGTACATTGGTGGTCTTACAACTCAAAATGTCGGCAGACCATGTAGACCTATATTATATCAAAAGGTATATCAGAAGAGCCTTAGCTGGTCCTTTTCTTTATGAGAACCGACCagaattctaaaaaaaaaagaaaagaaaaagaaaagataatgaATTAAGTAATTCTTTAAGGTAGAGTACCGGGTTtgcaaatatgaatatttgataGTTTCCTCGGGTTTATCACTAATAAAGTCAACATGTTGGggatattatattatatcatattgTTATGTTATATAAACTGCTTGTgcgaaaaataaaaatgtgtgaatgaaaacGTGGATTGTGTTGATCAAATTGAAAACAGACctacagagatttttttttctgcacttgcACTCTGTTGTGTTTGGATTTCCGTGACATTGTCAAGCCTACATTTAAATTATAATCTTCTGATTTAAACGGACGTAATTTTGTTTAtatgacacccccccccccccaaaaaaaaaaataaataaataatcgACATATTACTACCCAATaacgcttttattttgacaggtcACTCGCTCAAATCCCACGATCTTTTCGGAGCTGTTTATTTCCAGCTTGACGCAGCTCCCACATGGGATTAAGAGTTGGTTTCCTTCGCCCTCTGGTGGTGAAGGCCCCTGGGAGCAGGGAGGGTGGGTCAGACTGGAAGCAGCGGATGGCATTcctgtaaacacagacagagagtttATATAGAAACGTGGCTCCGCTGGAATCTGACATTAAAGTCACTGTTTCTTTTTGAGGCTCCTcggtaaacaaaaacaagacggtttttttttttggctgaagtGTTCTTGGTTTCCGTCAGTAGATTTAGTGATGATTCACATCCACTTGCAGAGCTTCTGAATTACTCTGCAGTCATAATGAAAGTTAATGTAGCCTACCAGTAAACGTGTAATTATAGGCTACTTATCATATCCATAGACTACTGATGATTGTAGGAGGAATTATTTTGAAAGTATGGTGTTTGTGAAAcgattacttttttgttttgattaacGTCATATTCGAGTATTATAACATGCAACAGTATTAAAAtcattcaagattcaagatcATTGATCATTGTTGACTTTGGaaactgaagttttataaaCACTGTTTGATTTTATGACCTTTACcggtggctgtggctcagctAAGTGGACTATGTAtcaaattatattaaaaattaCTGTTAATATTACGTTTAAGCCAAGAGACAAATAATATAAGACAAATAAACCaccattttattaaaataagtggggaaattattttgtgatttagGAGAACGGCTCCTTTAAATAATAGTTTCTGgattaaacacatttattacTTTATGTTGACGATATACTTTCTCCATATATAATGTTGTGATAGTCCTTTGATAGCTTCTATGTTGTGTAATATCATGCCTGCTTCATGATGTCAGCAGGTTAAAATGATACAGTAATTGAGCCTGCAGTGAGAAAGCTGGGAGTCGGCCTATACAGCGCCTCAGATATGGACGGCTGCCCGGCTCCACTGTTCGTCATCGCGTTTTTTCCAGCGTCCTCCTGCGTATGCATGTGTATGCGACCGACGGGCTGATTTCATAACgtggggaggaagagaggaatgGGGCTTTGAGAACGAATGAGCACCAGACCCGGTAGGCTCTATGCACCAACAGTGTTAAGGCTATCTCTGTTCCCGGGCCATGCACACGGTGCGCTAGAGGAGATGCGGTAGTGGaggctgctgatgctgctgtccGATCAGCTGTTATTTGTGTCTTGAGCATCATCGCCGCGACGGCCAGAGAAATCGAGATCAAGCTCCGGAGCCAGCGACACCGCAGACCGGATAACAGAGGAGGATGGAGTTCAAGCATCTGGTGGAGGCGGCGGAGAAGTGGTGCTCCGGAAACCCGTTCGACCTCATCTTCGCCGAGGAGGACGACGAGAGGCGGCTGGACTTTTACGCAGAGCCCGGCGTCTCCTTCTACGTGCTGTGTCCCGGCGGCACCGACAGTTTCGTAAGTGAGCTTCTGCAAGGCcgctatctctctctgtgtgtgtgtgtgtgtgtgtgtgtatgtgtgtgtgtgtgctcttatAGGTGTGTCGAGGGTGGGTTGGAGGTGGGGTTGTCCCGACTGGTCCCGGTTTTCCAGCTGATGGTCATgggagaagggggtggggggtggggggtgttggAGGAGTGGAGTGGAGGCGATGATGTCATTTCAGCCCCCCCCTTCCAATTCTTCTGTCGATGgtgtttttctcctccatcgTAATCATCCGCGATAACCTTCTGAATCACAACACCATCGTGCTAGGCCTtcaactttcaaaataaaggcctTACTGACCATTATCCTGCGTTTCATTTGGAACATACATAAgataataatcatttaaaaaacataaaatatatatatatattttcgAGATCTAAGAAGAAAAtctattacattttttctccTTAAATGAtgttacattatttttatttatagcCTCGAAGGCTAGGGCTTGTTGCCAAAAATCTCAAACTCAGATAGACCTGGTGTGCAGATACTTATCTCCACAGTTCATCCACTGGCTTATACGATTTAAAAGGTTGATGTTCTGCAGACAGTGAATTCATACTTAACAAGGcattttcatcactttattttgaaggaattATTGCCAGTTTTCTGCTCTGACCCAGGACAAATTACCTCACTGGTAATATTTGCCTGTagacacaaataaaatctgaaaattgtaattttttatgCTGCTAGATTTATTGATTTAACTGATAATTTctgttaattttatttacagACAAGAGTCCTTCACACTGAAATAGTGGGAAAATACACCATATATAATTTCTCTGTAATTGTTGAACACACTCCCCAGGTTACTAAAACTCCTTAAACTCCCAGAAACCGTAGTGAGAATTTGAGCTCAGTGTAGCCGTCCTCTGATCATCTCCAGACTGTCTTGACACAGCTCACTGATTTCCATATCCTATACCAGTGTGGTGCAGTGGTGGTGTCATGAGTCCTAAAGCTCCTGAGGCAAGACCCGccctgctccctcctcctgctcagtGACAGGGGCTAAACAGGGCGGGGAGCAGATGGAGATGACCCAGGAGCCAGGGCGTCTGTTCAGTCAGTAACACATTATTAGTCACACTGACCGAGCgtttgtgttatgtgttttgCTTGCCCGGCTTGGACCAAcccacagagaggcagagcgaGGCTGCTTAGGCAGAGGctttccatgacaactgatcaaaaaacagaaaaatagaaatccAGCTCCAGAAATCCAAAACATCTTAGCAAGGATATATCTCCAGCAGGGAGACAATGaagggtgcacacacacacaccacacacaccacacacacacacacaccacacacacacacactcaagttcTCTGTCTGTTATGCACTCTAGCATTAGCTAGACTaactctttgtctctctgcaggccACTTGAG from Lates calcarifer isolate ASB-BC8 linkage group LG3, TLL_Latcal_v3, whole genome shotgun sequence harbors:
- the LOC108900405 gene encoding LOW QUALITY PROTEIN: SH3 domain-binding protein 5-like (The sequence of the model RefSeq protein was modified relative to this genomic sequence to represent the inferred CDS: deleted 1 base in 1 codon) gives rise to the protein MDPLRNGNNCEDDSQCAEEEEVDPRIQGELEKLNQSTDDINRWESELEDCRQRFRAVLVEATVKLDEQVKRIGRAVDDSKPYWEARKVARQAQVEAQKATQEFQRAVEILRAAKETIALAEERLLEEDSRQFDSAWQEMLNHATQRVMEAEQARTRSEAEHRKTAANYNSCISHMRQLEKKLKRSINKSRPYFELKAKYYLQLEVCINLKRHVDEHQAKLVVAKAEYRTALRNLESISEEIHAQRRSLAMGTREQGVGAEGDGGNDDIANFKMESDGLSMVSVSIDEEASHSSSSEEETDTHSTSSPRAMPSSPSSSSSHPSTSASTPLDVPCPYPSSSFYSPCSYISTSPPSSVLSSSCPGGMELESPCSSNDPDSVCGSGHASPLLGPRSQCSGASSPDCDQERGDRAEGAEATVEAGLNKLTLNVTQKQGDSGDEEEDPHYINPEVSSPSAATAILLLNTV